In the genome of Pueribacillus theae, one region contains:
- the rplA gene encoding 50S ribosomal protein L1 translates to MKKKGKKYQDSAKLVDRSKQYGLNEAIELVKQTAKANFDETVEMAVRLGVDPRKNDQQVRGAVVLPNGTGKTQRVLVFAKGEKVKEAEAAGADFVGDQEYINKINQGWFDFDVIVATPDMMAEVGKLGRVLGPKGLMPNPKTGTVTFEVEKAVKEIKAGKVEYRVDKAGNVHAPIGKVSFESEKLAENFEAVVDALVKAKPSAAKGTYMKNISISSTMGPGVRVNPTAFA, encoded by the coding sequence ATGAAGAAAAAAGGTAAGAAATATCAAGATTCAGCCAAATTAGTTGACCGCTCAAAACAATATGGCTTAAATGAAGCGATTGAACTTGTGAAACAAACTGCAAAAGCTAACTTCGATGAAACGGTTGAAATGGCGGTTCGCCTTGGCGTTGATCCCCGCAAGAACGACCAACAAGTACGCGGCGCGGTTGTATTGCCGAACGGTACAGGAAAAACACAACGCGTTCTCGTATTTGCAAAAGGTGAAAAAGTAAAAGAAGCTGAAGCTGCAGGCGCGGATTTCGTTGGCGATCAAGAGTACATTAATAAAATCAACCAAGGCTGGTTTGACTTTGATGTCATCGTTGCTACACCGGATATGATGGCAGAGGTCGGAAAGCTCGGCCGTGTGTTGGGGCCAAAAGGCTTAATGCCAAATCCAAAAACAGGCACGGTTACATTTGAAGTGGAAAAAGCGGTAAAAGAAATTAAAGCGGGCAAAGTTGAATACCGAGTGGACAAAGCCGGTAACGTCCATGCGCCAATCGGTAAAGTTTCATTTGAGAGCGAAAAGTTGGCTGAAAACTTTGAAGCTGTTGTAGATGCGCTTGTGAAAGCAAAACCATCAGCCGCAAAAGGGACTTATATGAAGAATATTTCCATCTCTTCCACAATGGGTCCTGGAGTAAGGGTTAACCCAACAGCATTCGCTTAA
- the rplL gene encoding 50S ribosomal protein L7/L12 codes for MSKEQIIDAIKEMTVLELNDLVKAIEEEFGVTAAAPVAVAGGAAAGGAAEEKSEFDVVLESAGSSKIKVIKVVREITGLGLKEAKELVDNAPKPIKEGVAKEEAEELKAKLEEVGAGVELK; via the coding sequence ATGAGTAAAGAGCAAATTATTGATGCGATAAAAGAAATGACAGTTTTAGAATTAAATGATCTAGTAAAAGCCATTGAAGAAGAATTTGGCGTTACTGCTGCTGCACCAGTTGCAGTTGCGGGCGGTGCTGCTGCAGGCGGTGCTGCTGAAGAAAAATCTGAATTTGATGTTGTTCTTGAAAGTGCTGGAAGCAGCAAAATTAAAGTGATTAAAGTCGTTCGTGAAATCACTGGTCTTGGGCTGAAAGAAGCGAAAGAACTTGTTGACAATGCTCCAAAACCAATTAAAGAAGGCGTCGCAAAAGAAGAAGCTGAAGAACTTAAAGCAAAACTCGAAGAAGTTGGCGCTGGCGTAGAATTAAAATAA
- the rplK gene encoding 50S ribosomal protein L11, whose protein sequence is MAKKVIKVVKLQIPAGKANPAPPVGPALGQAGVNIMGFCKEFNARTQDQAGLIIPVEISVFEDRSFTFITKTPPAAVLLKKEAGIDSGSGEPNKKKVATVKRAKVREIAELKMPDLNAASVEAAMQMIEGTARSMGITIED, encoded by the coding sequence GTGGCTAAAAAAGTGATCAAAGTTGTAAAACTTCAAATACCTGCTGGCAAAGCAAATCCAGCACCACCGGTTGGACCAGCTCTTGGACAAGCGGGAGTAAATATTATGGGATTTTGTAAAGAATTCAATGCTCGTACACAAGACCAAGCAGGTTTAATTATTCCTGTTGAAATTTCGGTTTTTGAAGATCGTTCATTCACATTTATTACAAAAACACCGCCTGCGGCTGTCCTTTTGAAAAAAGAAGCCGGCATCGATTCAGGATCAGGTGAGCCAAACAAGAAAAAAGTTGCAACAGTGAAACGCGCAAAAGTTCGCGAAATTGCTGAACTAAAAATGCCTGACTTGAATGCGGCAAGCGTTGAAGCGGCTATGCAAATGATTGAAGGAACAGCGCGCAGCATGGGAATTACGATCGAAGACTAA
- a CDS encoding class I SAM-dependent methyltransferase: MAEHYYSEKPSSKSNPTTLETTLRGNRMIFTTDDGVFSKSEIDFGTKLLIESFIFPEEEGTILDVGCGYGPIGLSLAKDNERRNVMLVDINERALSLAEKNRYANKIENATILKSNLFQQVPTDQYAAILSNPPIRAGKKVVYQLFRDAFDFLKENGELWIVIQKKQGAPSAKKELESLFGFVEIVDKAKGYMIFRSKKVDPSV, translated from the coding sequence TTGGCGGAACACTACTATTCGGAAAAGCCATCTTCAAAAAGCAACCCAACAACGCTGGAAACAACGTTAAGAGGGAATCGAATGATCTTCACAACAGACGATGGTGTTTTCTCTAAGAGTGAAATTGATTTTGGAACGAAGCTATTAATTGAATCATTTATTTTTCCTGAGGAAGAAGGAACCATTTTAGATGTAGGTTGCGGGTACGGTCCAATCGGCCTTTCTCTCGCTAAAGACAACGAAAGACGCAATGTAATGTTGGTTGACATCAATGAGCGTGCCTTATCATTAGCAGAGAAGAACAGATATGCCAACAAGATTGAGAACGCAACCATTTTAAAAAGCAATTTATTCCAACAAGTCCCGACAGACCAATATGCCGCTATTCTTTCAAATCCTCCGATCCGAGCCGGGAAAAAAGTTGTATATCAATTATTCCGCGATGCATTCGATTTTTTGAAAGAAAACGGAGAATTATGGATTGTTATTCAAAAAAAGCAAGGGGCGCCTTCAGCGAAAAAAGAATTAGAATCTCTCTTTGGTTTTGTAGAGATTGTTGACAAGGCGAAAGGTTATATGATTTTTCGTTCAAAAAAAGTTGACCCGTCTGTTTGA
- the rplJ gene encoding 50S ribosomal protein L10, whose translation MSSQIESKKKVVSEIADKLKASKATILVDYRGLNVAEVTELRKQLREAGIDFKVYKNSMTRRATAEAELTALDDQLVGPTAIAFSNEDVVGPAKILSNFAKDHEALEIKTGVIEGQVVTVNEIKEIADLPSREGLLSMLLSVLQAPMRNFALAAKAVADQKEEGEGA comes from the coding sequence ATGAGCAGCCAGATTGAGAGCAAGAAGAAAGTTGTAAGTGAAATTGCTGACAAGCTGAAAGCGAGCAAAGCTACAATCTTAGTTGATTACCGAGGCCTTAACGTCGCTGAAGTAACGGAATTGCGCAAACAGCTTCGTGAAGCTGGAATTGACTTCAAAGTGTACAAAAACTCAATGACTCGCCGTGCGACTGCAGAGGCGGAGCTTACGGCATTAGATGACCAGCTTGTCGGTCCTACTGCGATTGCATTCAGCAATGAAGACGTTGTTGGTCCTGCGAAAATCCTTAGCAATTTTGCAAAAGACCACGAAGCATTAGAAATCAAAACAGGTGTGATTGAAGGCCAAGTTGTTACTGTCAATGAAATTAAAGAAATTGCTGATTTGCCATCCCGCGAAGGGCTTCTTTCGATGTTGCTTAGCGTATTGCAAGCACCAATGCGCAACTTTGCATTGGCGGCGAAAGCAGTTGCCGATCAAAAAGAAGAAGGCGAAGGCGCGTAA